In Erwinia pyrifoliae DSM 12163, the genomic window TGCGTGAGGATAAAAAATACGCAATCTGCGGAGGAGACCCGGACACATCAGTACATCTGTTCAGATTTAAGGTCGATCGTCAAAATCTCTCACTGTTAACTGATGCTGGCACCACTGATGGTTCTTTTTATTCGGTAAAGAAATAGCTTTTTCTTTAAAAATCCCACTGTGAAAGTGCAAAAATAACACGGTGGGACGCTTATGGAAAAGGATTGTCGGATCGCTATGAATATGAGCTGCAAAAATTTTCCAAATTATCAGTTAATTGATTTTCGAGGCTACAGTGATAACAAACCTTAAATTCTCTCTTGTTTTTATATTTTTCACGTCTATTAATGCTTTTGCTTATCAGTATGATGATTTGAGAAAGTTCAATAACTTAAATAGCGTGGTTAATATATTCAAAGATAAAAATTTGGATAACGACATTAAAAGCACTCTTGGTGAGCACTATCAAGATTTCATTGGGAATTTTGATGTCTATGGAGAGCCTCATGAAACAACTGATCATGGGTTATTTATCGAGGGATGGCTACAGGATCTGAGAATGCAAAATGCCTCGGCGATGGTGATTAAGCCTGATGGCAGAATCTACGCCGCATGGCTGATACCTGATAACACAAAAATAGTCTATTTTACCAATGATAAAGAGAGTAGCGATATCCAGCCAGATATAAAGCAATGGGGCGGCCGTTTTGAAAATGTCACTTTTAACGATAAGGAAACACCCTCCGGCTTTGTCAATAAAGAACCTGAGACAAGATATTTAAACACACCAGGTTTTGTGATCAGAGTCGATCTTAACTGTCAGGATAAAAACAAAGTTTGCAACAGCGCCACCTATACCGGTAAGAGAAAGTCGGATGGCGCGACATTAGTGTTATCAGGTAAGGTTATCAGATTTCATTGCGATAGCATCGTATGCCCGGTGAATGTTTATGAGTTTACCAATAAAAACACGCAATATATCCTTGAAACAGACGATTCGTCCTTAACGGTCAAAGTGAACGACAGAAAAGTGCTGACGGAAAGAGGCGTCTGGTCTACCGATCCTCAGCAGCTTTCGCAACCAGAAAAGAAATAATCAGTATGTTTTTTTTAAGCATTAAAGAGCGTGCTTAGAATGTTAACTGGCGGGATGTAAAATGAAATTATTTATTGCTGCATTTATTGTGCTTCTGTTTTCTTTTACCGTGCAGGCTAAAGAGGATGCTTATTCTGACAGCTATAATCAGTGTATGGATAAAGCGGCCGGGGTAACAGTGTCAATGCGTGATTGTTATGCTGATGAGATAATCGTTCAGGATAAAAGGCTGAATGATAACTACAGGAAGTTTATCTCGACAATGAGTGCTGATGTGAAAAAAAAACTTTATTGATGCGCAGCGACAGTGGGTAAAATTCAGGGATTTAGACTGCAATGCTTTTGCCTCTCAGGAAGCCGGTGGAACGCTGTCTGCCGTGATTGCCGATAGCTGCTATTTGAAGATGACGGCGCAACGCGCCGATGATTTTAGCCAGTAAACTAAATAGCTGCGTCTAATAGCGCTCCACTTTTGCCAGTCCGTGTTTACCGCCCGGGAACGGGCTGACCGTTTTCATAAAGTGGCGTACTTTTTTCAACAGTTGCCACATTGACCGGCACTGATGATTGCGTGTAATGGTATCGTGCAGCGCCTGCCACAGGCGCTCAACATGATTGACCCACGGCGAGTAAACCGGCTGGTAAATCACCCTGAACTTTGGATTCTGTTTCAGCCAGCTCAGCGTTTCACGGCTTTTGTGGATGATATAGTTATCGACAATCAGCGTGATCGTTTTTGCCCGGCGGTAACTCGCTTTCAGGTGCTTAAGCAGGCTGATAAACAGCACCGAACTTTTGCTGTTACCGCCAACGTAACTGACTTTGCCCGTTCCGCTGTGCAGCGCACCCGCCAGGTAATATTTTTCATTTTGACCCGGTGTTACCACGCGTCTTTGCTGCCCGCGCAGTTGCCAGTCAGCACCGATTTTTGGATTGAGGTGGATATCCACTTCATCTTCATAAAATACCGGATGCTCTGCGCTGCATTTGTCCAACGCCTGGCGGATCACCGCCATCTTTTCATCTTTGTGCGGGTCACGGATCCGCAGGGTTGGCGCAGCTCTGCGCCACACCAGCCCGGCAGCGGGCAACCAGCGACGGACGGTTCCTGCATGCAACCGGCAGCCGGTTATGTCTTTAATTTTTATAGCCAACAATTCCGTACTCCAGCGTGAACGCTGATAACCAAAATCGCCGGGAGAGTGCTTTATCAGTTCACGTAACAGAGTGCAGATATGCTCAAATGGCCATCGGCGGGAGCGCCCTGCGGGCAACGATTTCAGACCTTCAACACCGGACAACGTAAACCAGTTAATCCAGCGCCCGACGGATGAACGGGCGCAACAGAGCGTTCTGGCGACGTGGCTGACACGGTTTCCCCGGTGCAACATCAGTATGGCCGTCAGCCTGCGGGCATGATTTTTATCGCGCGTTTTATGGATAGCTTTTCGCATCAGGCGTCGTTCTTCACGGGAAATGGGTGCTATGATCGGCATTGCTCAGTCCGGTTGGTGATTTGTTTTGATTTGGCGATTGATCAGATCGCACAATCCGGGCTGAGTTCCCTCAAAGTGATCTACTATTCCGCGCAGCTATTTAGGGGCGGCAAGGCGAACGGTAGTCATAGCGCCACCGTTATCACTGAAATTTGTCTTGTGCCCGACCTGCTGCGGAAATATATATGAGTAAAATAATAAATGGCATTGCTTTATTAACCGCGTCGCTCTCTCTTTCAACATTTTCAATGACAGACTTTTCGGGAAAATGGATAGGATCAATTAATGATGAAGATGGCGCGCCTTATTCAAACTTATCACTAAAGATAAATCAGACTGGTGAGAAATTAAACGGAAGCTATTGTTACGTTACCCAGAAAGGGAACCGCATTGATTGTGCTGATGACGGCGAAGATAATTTACACGGCAGCGTCAGCGGCGATAAAGCAAATATATTTTTTAATTCTACNTTTGGTGGAAAAAACGGCAGGGCTGAACTTTCAATAAATCAACAAGGGTATGATGTGGAAATTAGTCAGCGATCCCATCGCAGGGGAGTTCTATGCCCCCAAGTCTTTTTCACTTAAAAAAGAAGATGCTAAATTAACCAGCATGATGAAAACCAGAACGTTTTCGACGGNTAGTTTCACCATTACCATTGTGAACGGGTGTGGGGATTTTAATGTGTCCTGCCAGGACGTGNCTTATTATGGTTTACGCAATAAAGATAACAGTCAAATAAAACTTAGCGGGCGAACTATTGATGATAAAACTCACCGGGCGACAGGCGCTATTTTTAAAAGTGGCATTGTCGAATACCATATCTCTTTTGAACCACCAACGCTAAAAGTCACTCAGGGTAATCAGATGCTGGTAAACCAGACGGGAAGGTGGATGTAAGTACTGAAAGCAGATCGTCGCACCGATAACGATAATACTATTATAAGTTTTATCTCCATTTTCGTTTTTAGAAAACGACGTATTTATCAGCTAAATAAGTCTTTGAGGTTACAGTGATAAAAAAACTTAAATTCTCACTGGCTTTTATATTTTGCCTGTCTGTTAATGCTTTTGCTTATCAGTATAACGATTTGAAAATATTTAACACACATAGTTAGTTTGGGGAATATTTAACGATGAAATCATGGGTAATGGCATTAAAATGCCCCTGGCAAGCAATATAGGCTCGATGAACACCAGTCTGGCAATTTTAGCTTCACTTTTAAACGATACTCATTAAATAAACAAAATAGAGCCGGAAGCGATCCCCAGATCCTTCCGGCTTTTTACTTTGAACAGCCCGCCACGCCAGCGGCCATTGACATATCCCATCGGCACGCGGGTGTTTATAAAGAATCAAACGGTTTTGCGCGCTGGCTGGTGAGACAGGAATGCCCATTCCCGCAGGTAGGTGTTGCCTTCGCAAAAGGAATTGTCGCGTTCATCAGTCGATATTCGAATAAGATTACGCTAGGGGTAATCTTATTAACTAATTAACAGGATTTAAAACCGATCCATTCATCGATCCTTTTTATCACTACTTCGGCAGGTGTGAGCAGAGCCAGTATTTCGTAACGATTTTTTTGGAGTCTTGCTATTCTGCTATTAGCATCTGAGAAGTCTCTTGCTCTATCAATGAAATCCGTAGTATTCATGACTATTTCACGGGCATAAGCCTAAGGCAGGTGGCGTTCTATGAACGCCTTGCTGTGAAAATTAGCAGTGTTATTATCGTAATGCCGTGCAGTTTGTTTCCAATAAAGCCGGTTTGCCAGAGCATAGCGCGATATATTCGCGCTAATGTGTGATTACTCACTATAAACGCAGCTGTCATGCCTGGCATAAAAATAAAGTCGAGCCGTCTAAAAGTTCATATATTTCACCCGGGTAAAATCTTCCAGATAAAGAATGGCTCCGTAAAAAATAAAAATCGTTTTTTGATATTAATTGATATCGAATGGCTAAAGTTACTGTGAGAATTACGTTAAATTGATGTAGGTTTTCCTCACTCATTTTATCTCTGGAGACTGCATCGTGCCTAATATAACCCTGCAAATACCCCCTCAGCCCCTTTTATCCTGTGCTCCTGGCGATTCATCCGAACCTAACACGGAGGCAACTTTACTCAGTAACTTGCTGAAGTCTGTAACCAATTCGACCTTCAGGTATGTTGTCAATCCGGTTTTGAACGCCGGGAAAGGTGTTTACCGCTCGTTGCGTGAGCGGTCTCCCTTGCAAGTATACCGGGCCTGCGAACAACATATTGAATTAAAAGCCGTTCACACAGAGGGCGAGGTTTTTCGCAGCGAGGCTGAGTTAATCAATGATTCACGCCGTATACAAAATGGGCAGCAGATTCTGCCGTTATTACTGAAGGGGAAGGTAGGGATTGCTCTGGGCGCGGCTTTACTTGCCGGATCGGGCCTCGGGGCGGGATACTATTTCAAAAGAGGTGGCAGGGATCCTCAGGAAGGGGATTATTCCGGTCATCAAGCCGCTACGGGCTACCCTGTTTCAAATTTTACTGACGCTGATAGTGGCAGAGCGGCAGAGGATTCATCCGCTATTTATCCTTTTAGCCACGACGATGCGGTGAACTTTAGTAGCATTGAACCCCCGGCTTTTCCATCCGTTGTGCCGGGTTTGAAAAAAACGACGGCGAAGGAGTCAGAATCCGTCCCCATAAGGGGAAGACGGCATATGGAAACTCCGGTAGGGGTAAAAGAGGCAAACCGTGAAATTAGTTGGCATCTTTATAACGAAAATTATCTTGAAGAATTGGCTGTCAATAAACAAGATATCTATTTTGCAGCAGCAGCCTATCTTTTAAGCGTAGATTCAGATGGCATGAGTATGCAAGAAGAAAGAACAGGTATATTAGCGAGAATAATACTCGAAGCAGATGATCTGTATGGAGGAAGAGAGAGCGAGCCACTCTCTGCCATGCAGGCAA contains:
- a CDS encoding IS630 family transposase; the protein is MPIIAPISREERRLMRKAIHKTRDKNHARRLTAILMLHRGNRVSHVARTLCCARSSVGRWINWFTLSGVEGLKSLPAGRSRRWPFEHICTLLRELIKHSPGDFGYQRSRWSTELLAIKIKDITGCRLHAGTVRRWLPAAGLVWRRAAPTLRIRDPHKDEKMAVIRQALDKCSAEHPVFYEDEVDIHLNPKIGADWQLRGQQRRVVTPGQNEKYYLAGALHSGTGKVSYVGGNSKSSVLFISLLKHLKASYRRAKTITLIVDNYIIHKSRETLSWLKQNPKFRVIYQPVYSPWVNHVERLWQALHDTITRNHQCRSMWQLLKKVRHFMKTVSPFPGGKHGLAKVERY